The DNA region AGCGTCGCGTCCACACCAGTGTTCGGCACGGTCACCTGGTACAGGTCACCCTGCCCCTCGTCCGACACCAGCAGGCCCACGGTCATGAGCTGCGCACCAGTCTCCCGGTCGACCGCGATCTCCCCGGTCTGCTTGTTCACCAGCTTCGGAACCGGAGGCGTCGCAACGAACACCGCGGCGGTCGAAAGATCGATCTTGAACGAAGCCATCACGTTCTCCTCGGAGCGAGGCGACCGCCAGTCGGTCACCTCTCTAGAGA from Actinacidiphila sp. DG2A-62 includes:
- a CDS encoding SCO3933 family regulatory protein produces the protein MASFKIDLSTAAVFVATPPVPKLVNKQTGEIAVDRETGAQLMTVGLLVSDEGQGDLYQVTVPNTGVDATLTPGTLVAVTGLRARDWENEFNGQKRHGISFRAVAVTSLVPAAASNGKG